One part of the Mya arenaria isolate MELC-2E11 chromosome 3, ASM2691426v1 genome encodes these proteins:
- the LOC128227677 gene encoding F-box/WD repeat-containing protein 7-like isoform X2, with product MGSRRLDINTATLEDFEQLIGVGHLKAKAIIKYRKVRGGFQTVSDLGGVPKVGQSVLDLNRSKLCCKASCRTSRAIRGRNGGPSSGKASSSKSSNSGLGLKRIQGFKHPRQASILRKGRTSVASKKSPSEKISETDNDPSSDKNKSHNCANLIQDGPSTSSNSAGSLVSISKPFQGPSSSPEYSSNSVELEEEEEEEEVENGEEQKSIQGELTNNNSDLDRDDIDEEEDTKSEVSDSVYSLLSPRSRIPVPVNSTLSQHLKRKGSLYRDDFFSPSGKRLCHPQFSSPHTTYGNLKGPLKKCVQRFQRQRIPSKEHPPPGLAEWLKQFQDWGNAERLMAVDELISLCEPTQVRHMMQVIEPQFQRDFISLLPKELALYVLSFLDPRDLLQAAQTCRYWRVLTEDNLLWREKCREESIDEPLVFGSNRLRRRQPSPKSPWKSLYMRQHQIEQNWRTGQLRPPKLLKGHDDHVITCLEFFGSRVVSGSDDNTLKVWSALTGKCLRTLVGHTGGVWSSQMQGNIIISGSTDRTLKVWNADTGQCMHTLYGHTSTVRCMHLCGTKVVSGSRDATLRVWNVETGQCLHVLMGHVAAVRCVQYDGRRVVSGAYDYMVKVWDPETETCLHTLQGHTNRVYSLQFDGVHIVSGSLDTSIRVWDVETGNCLHTLIGHQSLTSGLELKDNILVSGNADSTVKVWDITTGQCLQTLQGSNKHQSAVTCLQFNKKFVITSSDDGTVKIWDLKSGDFLRNLVTLDSGGSGGVVWRVRCSNTKLVCAVGSRNGTEETKLLVLDFDVEERKDKMPMIERM from the exons GTGAGAGGAGGGTTCCAAACTGTGAGTGACCTGGGCGGGGTACCGAAGGTGGGACAAAGTGTGCTGGACCTCAACCGCAGTAAGCTCTGCTGCAAGGCCTCCTGTCGCACAAGCAG AGCAATTAGAGGCCGGAATGGAGGTCCAAGTAGCGGTAAAGCTTCTTCTAGCAAGTCTTCAAATTCTGGACTTGGGTTGAAGCGAATACAGGGCTTTAAACACCCTCGACAAGCCTCTATTTTGAGAAAAGGAAGAACTTCTGTAGCATCTAAGAAAAGTCCTAGTGAAAAAATAAGTGAGACTGATAATGATCCTTCttcagataaaaataaatctcaCAATTGTGCTAATTTAATTCAAGATGGACCTTCAACATCTAGTAACAGTGCAGGCTCACTTGTTTCTATTTCAAAACCATTCCAAGGACCATCATCTTCCCCTGAATACTCTTCAAACAGTGTGGAACTGGAGGAGGAAGAAGAAGAGGAGGAGGTGGAAAATGGAGAAGAACAAAAGAGTATTCAAGGGGAATTAACTAATAATAATAGTGACTTAGACAGGGATGATATTGACGAAGAAGAAGATACTAAATCAGAAGTTTCAGATTCTGTATACAGTCTTTTGAGTCCCAGATCAAGAATTCCTGTGCCAGTAAACTCCACTCTTTCTCAACAT CTGAAAAGGAAAGGCTCCTTATACAGAGATGACTTTTTTTCACCTTCTGGGAAGCGCCTCTGTCATCCTCAATTTTCTAG tCCCCACACGACGTATGGTAACCTGAAGGGACCCCTGAAGAAATGTGTCCAGCGGTTCCAGCGACAGAGGATCCCCTCGAAGGAACACCCACCCCCAGGACTCGCAGAATGGCTTAAACAGTTCCAG GACTGGGGTAATGCTGAGCGTCTGATGGCGGTAGATGAGTTAATCTCGCTGTGTGAGCCGACACAGGTGCGACACATGATGCAGGTCATCGAGCCGCAGTTCCAGCGAGACTTCATCTCTCTGCTTCCCAAAGAG CTGGCTCTCTACGTGTTGTCATTCCTGGATCCGCGTGACCTGCTACAAGCAGCCCAGACATGCCGTTACTGGCGGGTGCTCACGGAGGATAACCTTCTCTGGCGGGAAAAATGTCGTGAGGAGAGCATCGATGAACCACTTGTATTCGGGTCAAACAg GTTGCGGCGTCGCCAGCCATCCCCAAAGAGTCCATGGAAGTCATTGTACATGAGACAACACCAGATAGAACAGAACTGGAGAACAGGCCAACTGCGACCTCCCAAG CTGTTGAAGGGCCATGATGACCATGTGATCACGTGTCTAGAGTTCTTTGGTTCTCGTGTCGTGTCGGGCTCAGATGACAACACTCTGAAAGTCTGGTCAGCTCTCACTGGAAAG TGTTTACGGACTTTAGTGGGTCACACAGGAGGGGTGTGGTCATCCCAGATGCAGGGGAACATCATCATCAGTGGCTCCACGGACCGCACACTGAAAGTGTGGAACGCGGACACGGGTCAATGTATGCACACGCTGTATGGTCACACCTCGACCGTAAGGTGTATGCACCTCTGTGGAACAAA AGTGGTTAGCGGTTCCCGTGATGCCACACTGCGGGTCTGGAACGTCGAGACCGGCCAGTGCCTGCACGTGCTGATGGGGCATGTGGCTGCCGTGAGGTGTGTTCAGTATGATGGGCGCCGTGTGGTCAGCGGGGCATACGACTACATGGTAAAGGTCTGGGACCCTGAGACTGAGACTTGTCTGCACACCCTGCAAGGACATACAAATAGGGTCTACTCACTACAG TTTGACGGTGTACATATTGTTAGCGGGTCGCTGGACACATCTATTCGTGTATGGGATGTGGAGACAGGAAACTGCCTTCACACGCTCATCGGACACCAGTCTCTCACATCGGGGCTCGAACTCAAGGACAATATCCTCGTGTCAGGGAACGCTGACTCCACTGTGAAAGTCTGGGACATAACCACTGGGCAGTGCTTACAGACACTTCAAG GCTCCAACAAACATCAGAGTGCTGTTACCTGCCTACAGTTTAACAAGAAGTTTGTCATTACCTCATCTGACGATGGCACAGTGAAAATCTGGGACCTCAAGTCAGGTGACTTCCTGCGTAACCTGGTCACCCTTGATAGTGGGGGAAGTGGTGGGGTCGTTTGGCGGGTACGGTGCAGTAACACGAAACTTGTGTGTGCGGTCGGGAGTAGGAATGGGACAGAGGAGACGAAATTGCTTGTCCTGGACTTTGATGTTGAAGAACGGAAAGATAAAATGCCGATGATAGAGCGGATGTGA
- the LOC128227677 gene encoding F-box/WD repeat-containing protein 7-like isoform X1: protein MGSRRLDINTATLEDFEQLIGVGHLKAKAIIKYRKVRGGFQTVSDLGGVPKVGQSVLDLNRSKLCCKASCRTSRAIRGRNGGPSSGKASSSKSSNSGLGLKRIQGFKHPRQASILRKGRTSVASKKSPSEKISETDNDPSSDKNKSHNCANLIQDGPSTSSNSAGSLVSISKPFQGPSSSPEYSSNSVELEEEEEEEEVENGEEQKSIQGELTNNNSDLDRDDIDEEEDTKSEVSDSVYSLLSPRSRIPVPVNSTLSQHLKRKGSLYRDDFFSPSGKRLCHPQFSSPHTTYGNLKGPLKKCVQRFQRQRIPSKEHPPPGLAEWLKQFQDWGNAERLMAVDELISLCEPTQVRHMMQVIEPQFQRDFISLLPKELALYVLSFLDPRDLLQAAQTCRYWRVLTEDNLLWREKCREESIDEPLVFGSNSRLRRRQPSPKSPWKSLYMRQHQIEQNWRTGQLRPPKLLKGHDDHVITCLEFFGSRVVSGSDDNTLKVWSALTGKCLRTLVGHTGGVWSSQMQGNIIISGSTDRTLKVWNADTGQCMHTLYGHTSTVRCMHLCGTKVVSGSRDATLRVWNVETGQCLHVLMGHVAAVRCVQYDGRRVVSGAYDYMVKVWDPETETCLHTLQGHTNRVYSLQFDGVHIVSGSLDTSIRVWDVETGNCLHTLIGHQSLTSGLELKDNILVSGNADSTVKVWDITTGQCLQTLQGSNKHQSAVTCLQFNKKFVITSSDDGTVKIWDLKSGDFLRNLVTLDSGGSGGVVWRVRCSNTKLVCAVGSRNGTEETKLLVLDFDVEERKDKMPMIERM, encoded by the exons GTGAGAGGAGGGTTCCAAACTGTGAGTGACCTGGGCGGGGTACCGAAGGTGGGACAAAGTGTGCTGGACCTCAACCGCAGTAAGCTCTGCTGCAAGGCCTCCTGTCGCACAAGCAG AGCAATTAGAGGCCGGAATGGAGGTCCAAGTAGCGGTAAAGCTTCTTCTAGCAAGTCTTCAAATTCTGGACTTGGGTTGAAGCGAATACAGGGCTTTAAACACCCTCGACAAGCCTCTATTTTGAGAAAAGGAAGAACTTCTGTAGCATCTAAGAAAAGTCCTAGTGAAAAAATAAGTGAGACTGATAATGATCCTTCttcagataaaaataaatctcaCAATTGTGCTAATTTAATTCAAGATGGACCTTCAACATCTAGTAACAGTGCAGGCTCACTTGTTTCTATTTCAAAACCATTCCAAGGACCATCATCTTCCCCTGAATACTCTTCAAACAGTGTGGAACTGGAGGAGGAAGAAGAAGAGGAGGAGGTGGAAAATGGAGAAGAACAAAAGAGTATTCAAGGGGAATTAACTAATAATAATAGTGACTTAGACAGGGATGATATTGACGAAGAAGAAGATACTAAATCAGAAGTTTCAGATTCTGTATACAGTCTTTTGAGTCCCAGATCAAGAATTCCTGTGCCAGTAAACTCCACTCTTTCTCAACAT CTGAAAAGGAAAGGCTCCTTATACAGAGATGACTTTTTTTCACCTTCTGGGAAGCGCCTCTGTCATCCTCAATTTTCTAG tCCCCACACGACGTATGGTAACCTGAAGGGACCCCTGAAGAAATGTGTCCAGCGGTTCCAGCGACAGAGGATCCCCTCGAAGGAACACCCACCCCCAGGACTCGCAGAATGGCTTAAACAGTTCCAG GACTGGGGTAATGCTGAGCGTCTGATGGCGGTAGATGAGTTAATCTCGCTGTGTGAGCCGACACAGGTGCGACACATGATGCAGGTCATCGAGCCGCAGTTCCAGCGAGACTTCATCTCTCTGCTTCCCAAAGAG CTGGCTCTCTACGTGTTGTCATTCCTGGATCCGCGTGACCTGCTACAAGCAGCCCAGACATGCCGTTACTGGCGGGTGCTCACGGAGGATAACCTTCTCTGGCGGGAAAAATGTCGTGAGGAGAGCATCGATGAACCACTTGTATTCGGGTCAAACAg TAGGTTGCGGCGTCGCCAGCCATCCCCAAAGAGTCCATGGAAGTCATTGTACATGAGACAACACCAGATAGAACAGAACTGGAGAACAGGCCAACTGCGACCTCCCAAG CTGTTGAAGGGCCATGATGACCATGTGATCACGTGTCTAGAGTTCTTTGGTTCTCGTGTCGTGTCGGGCTCAGATGACAACACTCTGAAAGTCTGGTCAGCTCTCACTGGAAAG TGTTTACGGACTTTAGTGGGTCACACAGGAGGGGTGTGGTCATCCCAGATGCAGGGGAACATCATCATCAGTGGCTCCACGGACCGCACACTGAAAGTGTGGAACGCGGACACGGGTCAATGTATGCACACGCTGTATGGTCACACCTCGACCGTAAGGTGTATGCACCTCTGTGGAACAAA AGTGGTTAGCGGTTCCCGTGATGCCACACTGCGGGTCTGGAACGTCGAGACCGGCCAGTGCCTGCACGTGCTGATGGGGCATGTGGCTGCCGTGAGGTGTGTTCAGTATGATGGGCGCCGTGTGGTCAGCGGGGCATACGACTACATGGTAAAGGTCTGGGACCCTGAGACTGAGACTTGTCTGCACACCCTGCAAGGACATACAAATAGGGTCTACTCACTACAG TTTGACGGTGTACATATTGTTAGCGGGTCGCTGGACACATCTATTCGTGTATGGGATGTGGAGACAGGAAACTGCCTTCACACGCTCATCGGACACCAGTCTCTCACATCGGGGCTCGAACTCAAGGACAATATCCTCGTGTCAGGGAACGCTGACTCCACTGTGAAAGTCTGGGACATAACCACTGGGCAGTGCTTACAGACACTTCAAG GCTCCAACAAACATCAGAGTGCTGTTACCTGCCTACAGTTTAACAAGAAGTTTGTCATTACCTCATCTGACGATGGCACAGTGAAAATCTGGGACCTCAAGTCAGGTGACTTCCTGCGTAACCTGGTCACCCTTGATAGTGGGGGAAGTGGTGGGGTCGTTTGGCGGGTACGGTGCAGTAACACGAAACTTGTGTGTGCGGTCGGGAGTAGGAATGGGACAGAGGAGACGAAATTGCTTGTCCTGGACTTTGATGTTGAAGAACGGAAAGATAAAATGCCGATGATAGAGCGGATGTGA